A region from the Thermodesulfobacteriota bacterium genome encodes:
- a CDS encoding methyl viologen-reducing hydrogenase — protein sequence MKARISTEWLSGCSGCHVAVVDLHEKLVNLAEHAQFVRLPVLADEKGYPEADIGIVEGAVRSDHDRECLLRMRESVKTLVAFGSCAVYGGPSGLGWLYGKDAVMETVYREGPTNAGGPGPDAAAVPLEESVVPIDEVVPVDFYLPGCAPHPYFIAAGLGALLGGKGTPLTEKTVCSECTRKMRKRPGVALRKGAVTAEEPDVCFLSQGVVCLGSVTLNRCKAPCPAAGTACAGCAGPSLDVITEPHLDLRNLVATRMHKLTGLEPSAVKAYFEENAATFYAYALASPVLYKKPTVELREWIGGR from the coding sequence ATGAAGGCGCGCATCTCCACCGAGTGGCTCTCGGGGTGCTCCGGCTGCCACGTGGCGGTGGTGGACCTGCACGAGAAGCTCGTCAACCTGGCCGAGCACGCCCAGTTCGTGCGGCTGCCGGTGCTCGCCGACGAGAAGGGCTATCCCGAGGCCGACATCGGCATCGTGGAGGGGGCGGTGCGCAGCGATCACGACCGGGAGTGCCTGCTGCGCATGCGCGAGAGCGTAAAGACGCTGGTGGCCTTCGGGAGCTGCGCCGTCTACGGGGGACCTTCGGGGCTGGGATGGCTCTACGGCAAAGACGCGGTGATGGAAACCGTGTACCGGGAGGGTCCCACCAACGCCGGCGGACCCGGCCCGGATGCCGCCGCGGTGCCCCTGGAAGAGAGCGTGGTACCCATCGACGAAGTGGTCCCCGTGGACTTCTACCTCCCCGGGTGCGCACCCCATCCCTACTTCATCGCCGCGGGGCTCGGCGCCCTCCTGGGCGGCAAGGGCACCCCCTTGACCGAGAAGACCGTCTGCTCCGAGTGCACGCGAAAGATGCGCAAGCGCCCGGGAGTGGCGCTGCGCAAGGGCGCCGTCACGGCCGAGGAGCCCGACGTGTGTTTCCTCAGCCAGGGGGTGGTCTGCCTGGGATCGGTCACCCTCAACCGGTGCAAGGCGCCCTGTCCGGCGGCCGGCACGGCCTGCGCCGGGTGCGCGGGTCCCTCGCTGGACGTGATTACCGAGCCCCACCTGGACCTGCGAAACCTCGTGGCCACGCGGATGCACAAGCTCACCGGGCTCGAGCCGTCCGCGGTCAAGGCCTATTTCGAGGAGAACGCCGCCACGTTCTACGCCTACGCCCTGGCCTCCCCGGTGCTCTACAAGAAGCCCACGGTGGAGCTGCGCGAATGGATCGGGGGGCGATGA
- a CDS encoding DUF4388 domain-containing protein — MKLSGTIAPALSGHVSGFDLFDVTQLLCLSGRSRILRVSFGDRRGTLVFEQGALTHASTPSAGGQDAFFEIAQWTGGSFESVDAAEAGTFPPNIHVPTMHLLMESARRKDEGEGAPPALPPEEAEEPAEVPAEGALAWDSPAHDRLWDELATIQQEVAEELAAGVAAPVPAREVPSGTSEQAPAPAAAEPVPDGGPPGEEPWWRQVTARWGEAVQVVVAWPPEAGWDQAAAEVRRLAKVAGAKPPADLLSATGPSFVRIYPEAGGILSLVFLGISKRHRFLFETLVRSAHAALVPRECAGSETQHWMGALPATLDWCVVAPDSDGCWGFSDRLRELAGNAS; from the coding sequence ATGAAGCTCAGCGGGACCATCGCGCCGGCCTTGTCGGGACACGTCTCGGGGTTCGACCTGTTCGACGTGACCCAGCTGCTGTGCCTGAGCGGCCGGAGCCGCATCCTGCGGGTGAGCTTCGGCGACCGCCGGGGCACCCTGGTCTTCGAGCAGGGCGCCCTCACCCACGCCTCGACCCCGAGCGCGGGGGGGCAGGATGCGTTCTTCGAAATCGCCCAGTGGACGGGGGGAAGCTTCGAGAGCGTGGACGCGGCGGAGGCAGGAACGTTCCCGCCCAACATTCACGTGCCCACCATGCACCTGCTCATGGAGTCGGCCCGCCGGAAGGACGAGGGCGAGGGCGCCCCTCCCGCGTTGCCGCCGGAGGAGGCGGAGGAGCCCGCGGAAGTGCCGGCCGAGGGAGCCCTCGCCTGGGACAGCCCCGCACACGACCGGCTGTGGGACGAGCTGGCCACGATCCAGCAGGAAGTGGCCGAGGAGCTCGCTGCCGGCGTCGCGGCACCGGTTCCGGCGCGGGAGGTGCCTTCGGGAACCTCCGAGCAGGCCCCTGCGCCGGCAGCGGCGGAGCCCGTGCCGGATGGGGGTCCGCCCGGGGAGGAGCCCTGGTGGCGTCAGGTCACCGCCCGCTGGGGCGAGGCCGTGCAGGTCGTAGTGGCCTGGCCCCCCGAGGCAGGCTGGGACCAGGCCGCCGCCGAGGTACGACGCCTCGCGAAGGTGGCGGGGGCCAAGCCGCCTGCCGACCTCCTTTCGGCCACCGGCCCCTCCTTTGTGCGCATCTACCCCGAGGCGGGGGGCATCCTCTCCCTGGTCTTCCTGGGCATCTCCAAGCGGCACCGCTTTCTCTTCGAGACGCTGGTGCGCTCCGCCCACGCGGCCCTGGTTCCCCGGGAGTGCGCCGGCAGCGAGACCCAGCACTGGATGGGCGCCCTCCCGGCCACGCTCGACTGGTGTGTCGTGGCTCCCGATTCCGACGGCTGCTGGGGCTTTTCCGATCGGCTCCGGGAGCTCGCAGGGAATGCGTCGTGA
- a CDS encoding Ni/Fe hydrogenase subunit alpha has product MGQTIVVSPVTRIEGHARIALDLDDQGAVTKGHLQVLEIRGFEKLLLGMELSKMPLMTARLCGVCPAAHHLASVTAIEGGLGVAPPADAALLRELLYAGHILHSHALSNFVLSGPDLFLGIGAPPETRNVFHLLVADPDLAKKILRLRSLGQRTVEVVGGRGIHPVTVIPGGMSFRPAPKDLETIAGWGAEALALLAELGAVLQKGLAALADLRDRLAIPYPPLAFARDGRHTFLGGEIVVPAGSHGPERRFAPAAYAEHLVEHAVPGSYMKTVRLRGTPEASFFVGPLARLRVSASLSTPLADQKLQAFRERQGPQACALDNVEARWIEMLHCAERMARIPVELQGGPLAIPVEIRAGRYAGAIEAPRGLLVHDYTADAQGKLTAVNLIVATQNNYDAMDHAVTSVGGHFAGRGDDNLLLNGMEFALRCYDPCLACATHLAGRMPLEVEVRRGGRTLRTISRRTAP; this is encoded by the coding sequence ATGGGACAGACCATCGTCGTCAGCCCGGTGACCCGCATCGAGGGCCACGCCCGCATCGCCCTGGACCTGGACGACCAGGGCGCGGTGACCAAGGGCCACCTCCAAGTCCTCGAGATCCGGGGCTTCGAGAAACTGCTCCTGGGGATGGAGCTCTCCAAGATGCCCCTCATGACGGCGCGCCTGTGCGGCGTCTGCCCCGCTGCCCACCACCTGGCCTCGGTAACCGCCATCGAGGGGGGGTTGGGGGTCGCCCCTCCCGCCGACGCGGCGCTCCTTAGGGAGCTGCTGTACGCCGGGCACATCCTCCACTCCCACGCCCTGAGCAACTTCGTGCTCTCGGGCCCGGACCTCTTCCTGGGGATCGGAGCCCCGCCCGAGACGCGAAACGTCTTCCACCTGCTCGTCGCAGACCCCGACCTCGCCAAGAAGATCCTGCGGCTGCGAAGCCTGGGCCAGCGCACCGTGGAGGTCGTGGGAGGCCGGGGGATCCACCCGGTGACCGTGATCCCCGGGGGGATGAGCTTCCGACCCGCGCCCAAGGACCTGGAGACCATCGCCGGGTGGGGCGCCGAGGCCCTGGCGCTGCTCGCAGAGCTGGGAGCCGTCCTGCAAAAGGGGCTCGCCGCCCTGGCCGATCTGCGCGACCGGCTGGCGATTCCCTACCCGCCCCTGGCCTTTGCCCGGGACGGGCGGCACACCTTCCTGGGCGGCGAGATCGTGGTCCCCGCCGGCTCCCACGGGCCGGAGCGCCGGTTTGCCCCCGCCGCCTACGCCGAGCACCTGGTGGAGCACGCGGTGCCGGGCTCCTACATGAAGACCGTGCGCCTGCGGGGAACCCCCGAGGCAAGCTTCTTCGTGGGCCCGCTGGCCCGGCTGCGGGTGAGCGCGTCGCTCTCCACCCCGCTCGCCGACCAGAAGCTCCAGGCCTTTCGCGAGCGCCAGGGGCCGCAGGCGTGCGCCCTGGACAACGTGGAGGCCCGCTGGATCGAGATGCTCCACTGCGCCGAGCGCATGGCCCGCATCCCCGTCGAGCTCCAGGGCGGGCCCCTGGCCATCCCCGTGGAGATCCGGGCGGGTCGCTACGCCGGCGCCATCGAGGCACCCCGGGGTCTCCTGGTGCACGACTACACCGCCGACGCCCAGGGCAAGCTGACGGCCGTGAACCTGATCGTCGCCACCCAGAACAACTACGACGCCATGGACCACGCCGTGACCTCCGTAGGGGGCCACTTCGCGGGCCGCGGCGACGACAACCTGCTCCTGAACGGGATGGAGTTCGCCCTGCGCTGCTACGACCCCTGCCTGGCCTGCGCCACCCACCTGGCTGGGCGGATGCCCCTGGAGGTGGAGGTGCGCCGGGGGGGCCGAACCCTTCGGACCATCTCGAGGAGGACCGCGCCATGA
- a CDS encoding 4Fe-4S binding protein — MITVSIDEKACVGCSLCADACPTGVFTFDAAADLPRVSEPRECFGCLSCSEICPATAISHGELPLSESFYHDPYALRLAGLLTGNGGPRVHVPEDRAGGLADLGVRLLSVAWVLKDIMGNGLPVVGTIAGRTLANQLPRYQPPRNLPEALELARREFHPAWELSARAEGDSLSVEIGGCVLRDLCAREKVELGGELCVLFFNYLGGYLSHMGKTRLKPVGATRGAERCAYQWKRVD; from the coding sequence ATGATCACCGTCTCGATAGACGAGAAGGCCTGCGTGGGATGCAGCCTGTGCGCCGACGCCTGCCCCACCGGCGTCTTCACCTTCGACGCCGCGGCCGACCTGCCCCGGGTGAGCGAACCCCGGGAGTGCTTCGGGTGCCTGAGCTGCTCCGAGATCTGCCCGGCCACGGCGATCTCCCACGGGGAGCTCCCCCTCTCGGAGAGCTTCTACCACGATCCCTACGCCCTGCGCCTCGCGGGCCTGCTCACCGGGAACGGCGGACCGCGCGTCCACGTGCCCGAGGACCGGGCCGGAGGCCTGGCGGACCTGGGTGTTCGGCTGCTCTCCGTGGCCTGGGTGCTCAAGGACATCATGGGCAACGGCCTGCCCGTGGTGGGGACCATCGCCGGGCGCACCCTGGCGAACCAGCTGCCCCGGTACCAGCCGCCCCGCAACCTGCCGGAAGCCCTGGAGCTGGCCCGGCGCGAGTTCCATCCCGCGTGGGAGCTCTCCGCCCGCGCCGAAGGAGACAGCCTCAGCGTGGAGATCGGGGGCTGCGTGCTGCGCGACCTGTGCGCCCGGGAGAAGGTGGAGCTGGGAGGGGAGCTGTGCGTCCTCTTCTTCAACTATCTGGGGGGCTACCTCTCCCACATGGGGAAGACGCGCCTGAAACCCGTGGGGGCGACCCGGGGCGCCGAGCGCTGCGCGTACCAGTGGAAGCGCGTGGATTGA
- a CDS encoding roadblock/LC7 domain-containing protein, with amino-acid sequence MATRAEQMQQVMRTLVTNTPDLEGAAMVSTDGLVLSSVLPAGTDEDRVSAMAAALLSLGERTAQELQRGTLEQVYVKGNAGYIILMQAGPEAVLEAIAGANAKLGMVLLDMKRAAQELTRLV; translated from the coding sequence ATGGCGACCCGAGCCGAACAAATGCAGCAGGTGATGCGCACCCTGGTGACCAACACCCCCGACCTGGAAGGGGCGGCCATGGTGAGCACCGACGGCCTGGTCCTGTCTTCCGTGCTCCCGGCCGGAACCGACGAGGACCGGGTCTCCGCCATGGCGGCGGCCCTCCTCTCCCTGGGGGAGCGCACCGCCCAGGAGCTCCAGCGGGGAACCCTGGAGCAGGTGTACGTGAAGGGGAACGCCGGCTACATCATCCTGATGCAGGCGGGTCCCGAGGCGGTGCTCGAAGCCATCGCCGGGGCCAACGCCAAGCTGGGCATGGTGCTGCTCGACATGAAGCGCGCCGCCCAAGAGCTCACGAGGCTCGTCTAG
- a CDS encoding roadblock/LC7 domain-containing protein → MFAQRARQLHEVLMAVLVRVRDIRGLVLVDPDGLVLVSTLDSRALEESLGAFAAAVLPALHRARQDFEMGPLQLGHVAARDRQIFITPVTEDVALLAVADSGATSATIALHLLSLTREILGVVTRPAEGPEA, encoded by the coding sequence ATGTTCGCCCAGCGGGCCCGACAACTCCACGAGGTCCTCATGGCGGTCCTGGTCCGGGTCCGCGACATCCGCGGCCTCGTCCTGGTGGACCCCGACGGCCTGGTCCTGGTCTCCACCCTCGACTCCCGGGCGCTGGAGGAGTCCCTCGGCGCCTTCGCGGCCGCGGTGCTCCCCGCGCTGCACCGGGCGCGGCAGGACTTCGAGATGGGGCCCTTGCAGCTGGGCCACGTGGCCGCCCGGGACCGGCAGATCTTCATCACCCCCGTGACGGAGGACGTAGCCCTCCTGGCCGTCGCCGACTCCGGGGCCACCTCGGCGACCATCGCCCTGCACCTGCTCTCCCTGACCCGGGAGATCCTGGGCGTGGTGACGCGCCCGGCCGAAGGCCCCGAAGCCTGA